The Nitrospira sp. genome includes the window TGCGATATGCCTGGCCGTTCGATCTACAGCTCGTCGCGAGCACGTTGGCGGAGCAGGTGAAGCGGTTTTCATGACGATGGCTAAGGCGGCATCCGGATGCTCGCCTCTGCTTGGAGACTAAGCCTATGCAATATCTCACTCGTCTTGCCTTGAACCTGGCCGAACAGGGGCTGTTACCAGACGTAACGATCCGATGGGGGATTCGGCAGTTGCTCAAACAGCGCCTCCAGGAGATCCGGTCAGGTGACGCTGCTGCAGCAGCACGGCAGGAAATGCGATTTATAGAGGAGATACGCCGTTCGCCCATCGCCGTGGTACCGGAGAAAGCCAATGATCAGCACTACGAGGTTCCGGCCGAGTTCTTCCGGCAGGTCCTCGGGCCTCACCTGAAATACAGCAGCGCCTTCTGGCCCGCCAACGCGACGACCCTAGCCCAAGCAGAAGCCGCCGGTTTGCGTGAGTCCTGCTTGCATGCGGGCCTGATGAAGGGGCAGACGATTCTGGAGCTCGGATGCGGCTGGGGCTCCCTCACGTTGTGGATGGCTGAGCACTACCCTCAGAGCCGTATCACGGCGGTCTCCAATTCCTGCTCGCAGCGGGCTTACATCGAGGCCCGGGCCAGAGAACGCGGCCTACAGAACCGGGTCCGCGTGGTGACCTGCGACATGAACACGTTCGAGATCGATCCAGGGCAATTCGATCGAGTCGTGTCGGTGGAAATGTTCGAACATATGCGTAACTGGCCCGACCTCTTTGCGCGCGTCCGCCGATGGCTGAGACCGGGCGGCCAGTTCTTCATGCACGTGTTCGTGCATCGCGCGACTTCGTACCTGTTCGAAGACCGGGGGCCCGCCGACTGGATGAGTCGTCAGTTTTTCACGGGCGGGATGATGCCCAGCGATAGCCTGCCGCTGGCCTGTCAGGACCAACTCGCCTGTGTGGCCCGCTGGCGGTGGGACG containing:
- a CDS encoding cyclopropane-fatty-acyl-phospholipid synthase family protein, with the translated sequence MQYLTRLALNLAEQGLLPDVTIRWGIRQLLKQRLQEIRSGDAAAAARQEMRFIEEIRRSPIAVVPEKANDQHYEVPAEFFRQVLGPHLKYSSAFWPANATTLAQAEAAGLRESCLHAGLMKGQTILELGCGWGSLTLWMAEHYPQSRITAVSNSCSQRAYIEARARERGLQNRVRVVTCDMNTFEIDPGQFDRVVSVEMFEHMRNWPDLFARVRRWLRPGGQFFMHVFVHRATSYLFEDRGPADWMSRQFFTGGMMPSDSLPLACQDQLACVARWRWDGTHYEKTSNAWLTNMDAARETLWPVIERVYGKTQARAWWGRWRIFFMACAELFGYEEGRQWGVSHYLFEKPAASAS